The Apis cerana isolate GH-2021 linkage group LG12, AcerK_1.0, whole genome shotgun sequence sequence agaaagacCTATTTGTAACTTTTATAACAACggcaacaaattaaaaaatttcaattcaaccAACCATTGTCTCCATCATCCGTCCGCATAGAAATTCATCAATCCCTCCAATGCCAATTTCGCGGAGGCAGCGCGCAATGACTGTTACTCAATTACAAGCGTAGATGATGGCACGTAAACAGTCGATTCTTCCACACCATTACCATCTTCTATCgattttcgatcttttttatCCGGGAAACAATAGCGCACGCGTGTGTATATAAACGATCACGATCATTTGAACGGAGActaggaagaagaaaaaaaaaaaaaaaagaaaaatgtctaTCGAGTGACTCAATGACGTGGAATGcatctctctgtctctcttctTTAATCCCCTAACGACGTCTTCAATATGCATTACGCCGTGTTTCACGCGATACGATCGGTGGATGGTGAATACACGAAATCGTAAATAATCGAAGATGCGCCAGATAGAAGAGATAAAATTGAGAGCCTATCGAAACCAGTTATCGTGATCACAGTTTTAGCTATACGCGAATGtagtgaattattatatacgtcatcgattattatacacactctcgaaaaatataacaatcgtGGAAAAGAAAACTAATTCTCTGTGTTTTTTCACACCGTGACCGCACGATGATGATTAAACAAGATGCTTGATGCTCGAAACGATATtgcaaataatgtaaattcttCTTGGGCTGCGTCGAAGAGAAAAGGATTCTAACGACAGTGGAAGGGAGAATTTTGCTCCATGATTTTATCACGTGAATCCAATATCACGTCTTCGTAGAGGAATGTATTTGTCGCGAAGACGTAGATGGATTGGTATCATGAAATGTCAGTTTTCGATTGAACGAAGATCCATCTTGGAGGCTTGATTACTTAATCATCGTGCATTTTGCAATCTCTACGAACGAACGTGGCGGTTCGTGCATAGTTGTCGACGTTTGTAAAGTCAAGAGCAAACGAGACAAGGTCAAAAATAAATGACACGTGAATTAATAATGTGGACATACATATGCAAAAAAAGACAGTTAACTTGGCTGATTTAATGACTAGTAATAAGTGTTAAGCGCTATGTCAATttgtattttgcattttttttccttttttacttGTTTTAACTTTTCATCTCTAGAAAAGAAACCAATCGCTGATGAAACGAATGATCGAATTGATCACAATTTCCGCGAAACAGAATTAAGTTGAAATTAGGGAACAAGCTTTACCTTGTTCCGTACAGCAACCCAGAAGAGTGACAACGTTTGGATGGCTGCCAAGCTGCTGCATGATTTCCAGTTCTCGAACCAGATCCTCCTTCTCACGATCGGAAGCACCCTCTTTCACCGTTTTCACGGCCACTAACCGGGTCGTCCCCTGATGACCTGTCAAATCATCGGCTTCAGCCTTCCAGacctaagaaaataaaaagtcattTCTAGACTTTCTAAtaggattttaattataagattcgTCCCTTGTGAAACTatgttcaaattaattaatttatcgtagTATATCAGagttgaaattattatgcaacgaataaattatcacCTAACAGAAcgacattttcaatttaattctctcgtccattaaaatcgtattaaaaCCTATTACAAAcgttaaaacaaaacaaattaaatcctTCCCAattagaagataatttttataaattactagGAAAAGAGAATGAATTACGCGATAATAAAATCCAATGCAAATAATCGATGAAGTCAATAAGGAATTTCAGAATTAATGAGAATGACTAAAAGTAATTCGAAcgtttacttaaaaaaaaaaaaaacattcgaaATCCATTACATTATCGCTGCCAATTCCTCGAATTATGCTAAAATTACATTCTTGAAGGAATCGTCGATAATATCAATAGTCGATATCGATCGTCAAGAatcaatattgtaaaataaaaatttaacaagaaCGGAAACAACATCGTTTCGTTcaatcgagaagaagaagattcaAAGCTTCGCAAACCGAATTTTCGCGCTTACGGCCGCAACGATTTATTATCACACCACTCTCTCTCGAGGCCTCGAAGATGTTCCTGTCCCGCGCGAAATGGAAGACCAACTCCTTACCTGGCCGAAGTTTCCTTGGCCGAGGACCGTCTGTAACCTAAGCTTATCTCTAGGAAACTCCCATCTGGATTCTTGAGACGAAGGGGGCGGTGGTTTCTCCGCTTCGTGACACTGGAACGGGAGAAAGAAGGTGGTTGGtatatcgtatcgtatcgcgaacgataattatttaaaaatgcctGACGAATAAATCTGCGGCACATCCTCCCTTTGATGTACCGCGACTCCGGGCGAGAAACAGAATTGCTCTCCGTTCCGCTCTCTCTGAATTATCGTTCCTTCCAgccgattattttttaatgagcGGGCCGAAGCAGTAATTTCTCTATGACtcgacgatttttatttttttattttcttttccctcctttttattccttttattttaattgagttATAATAAGATGCTTAAAAGCGTTTTAACAGtagtattgtatattgtaaaatatcattttacgcTTTATTGCTTCTTAATGAGAAGTTGGAGGAGAATGAAACAAGGTCGAAATGATCGATTAATcttcgtgtatttttttttttttattctttcgtatTAATTGAACTTATTTCGTATTCCATCTGCTTTTTAATGAGCGTCCGAATTgttgtagaaaattaaaattgtgataCGGAATACGAATAAATACTCTCAgtgatttaaaagtaatttttatcgttttaatcCAATCATACCGAATGagtattttgtgaaaaaataattcatgtttcgatttaatttaataaatatataataaatatctaattccttgaattaaattttatcatattccgtgaaaaaatgattttatatttcatattcgtaagaaagagagaaagaaattattcgattactcACCAAGTGTTGTATCCTGGGAAGTTTAGTGATCGCTTTCTCGATGGACGTTTTGAAGTCGCCATTCTCGAGATTCAAAGCATCCTTCCTGCAACTTATTTCCGACGACGTATCCGATTCCTCCAGCACCTATGCAAAACATATAAACGTCATCATCGTCACGTACCTTCACTCGACAAGAACGTGCAATTCCCGCGAAACTTTGatttttccttcgaatattttcacagTTCTTCGAGTGATCGTGACTCAACACGTCGAGGAATACAAGATAGTCACGTTCCAACGacaacgattatttatttaaattatgaatattcgattaatGCAAAATGCCGGTTTCTTATAAATGGAATCGTTCATACTAACGAAAGGGACGTGAATATTGTAGATAATGCTTATGAACTCGAtcacgatgaaaataaaacttgaaatttcgGGATAGAGCATCGCGAATTCGATGAGGAGGAGGAACGTGTTCGACGGACGATCTATACGCGACTATGTTTTCTCTCCGTGGAAGAAATCATTTTCTCTCTCCACTTCTTTTTAAAGCATCGATTAacgtgaataaataaataactcgaagcgaataaattatcgatcggTTTATAACTAGTCTTTGAATAATCGTTTATTCATACCTTCGAAAGATCATCGGATTGGTtatgaattatacatttttgttaCAACTCGAGGACACGAcaaattgaaaagatttcATTTCGTCCAACAAGtttccttttaattcttttccgaaaaattattttttgagatGCTTCtccttcgatatttttcttttttcccattATCCGCGCAAaacgttattaatattagaaccGAAAGAACCAAAGATCCGACGAGTCCATTGAGAATCATccgtaaaaattaatcgaggaCCGAGCTCCATTGTGTCCATTCCATCAGGCGAGTTCAGAGATACAAATTCGAGAGTACAACTCGAACGAACGCTTATATCACGCTTATATCTCATATCACCTTCAtttctacaaatttatttctctactTCAACCTTATCTCGAATCAATCTCGAATTTCTTAATTGTCTCAAACTTATCTCGATAACTCGATCGAGAGAGAGGCACTTACTTTTCGTACTTGCGCCAAGGAAGATAACGAAAGTACACAGTGAGGTTTAATGGCCGGATGATAAATGCCCAGGACGGTCGACGATAATCCAAAGGGATACCGCGTAACGGTACATAAGTGGCGGTGCTATACAATTCGCGTCGTTTCGATTTAGCGATCATCGGCCAGATACGCTTTACGGTACACAATCGTAAATCAAAGTTTTTGCCCGGATAATACAGCAggcgaaggaagaggagaaggaggaggaggaggagcagggACGAGAGGAAATTACACCCGCCGGACTGGAATCACGgccgaataaaaatgaaacgtttAGCGGCTCAAGGATACCATTTCGAATGGCCTCCCTTCGCGCAGCTGGGAGCATCGCTTTGAGATCCTCGCGTCGATCAAACGGATAGTCGTTGAATTTCGTTCGAAGGGGAGGAAGGAGAAGGTTTTTGTCCACAATCTTGCGACTCTGATTCAGTATCCAAATCCCGTGGTATGCGGGAAAGAAGAATCTTCTCATAGAAGGttctataattgtataaaaaaaaatatcgaaacttaAAGCaaagatattcgaaaataaagtaAACGCAAGGTGAAATTACcaatgatcaaaaaaaaaaaaaaaacaagatcaCCGGCACCAACAACCTTGTTCCTCACCAATTGAAACGGAGTCTGGCCCGCCACCAAACATGCACCACTTTCACTCGACGACCTATATTACAtacccatatatatatataatttctaaacacCCGTGCATCCACCACCATTTAAACCATTCTTCGATCGCTCACCTTACGATTCCTAAGTATCAGTCTTCTAAGAATTAGGCCAACGCCGACGGCGATCGGGAACACGACCAACGTCGCCAAGATGTAGCTGACCACGGCGACCGTCTCCTGGGACGCGATCGCGTCCCCGTCGTGCCTCTTCGATATCACTTCACTGATATTCACCGACTCCCTTGGACTGACCGATATCAGTCCAGTCTCGAACAACGTCCTGTTCAACTCGCTCGGATACACCGAAGTGTTGTATTCGGGCAAAATGGGATGGTGATACACGGTCCTGTGCCTCGTACGATTCCCACTTCCGTTGCTAGTCGACGATCCTCTGCCCGGGCCTGTCGCCGGGACCTGATTGCTCTCCTCGTGCCTGTCCTTCCTCGTGTCCGGGCCACGGGTCCAATTCTCCGCGCTCCTCGGTGTAATCGTGTCGCTGGTTTTCTCGGTCGTTCTCGAAGGTTCGGAGGGCTGCTTGGCCGGAAGCGGGTGTTCCGCCCGCCGCTCCGTTCCCCGGGAGAACGGGTTCACCGGGCCGGTGTTGTTGAAGATGTCCGACGTGTTGTACAGATGCATTATGGGTAGCACGTCGTCCTTGTCGGTGGACGCGTCCTGCGACTTGTCCGACAGATTCCTCCCTCTCACTTCCGGTGACCTTTCGCCGGACCCTCGCCTCCCATCTGCCAGGTCTGCCGTCAAGATCGAAGGAGACGCGTCTTCCAAGGGTCTCGGCTCCTTCGAATCGGTGGTGGTCGTCGCGCTTTGGTCTTGGGCGATCGTGGAGATCTCTATTTGCACGGTGGGCAAGGATGTGGTGacggtggtggtggcggtggtggCAGTGGTGGTGGTCGTCGACGCTTCCGTCGTGGCGATGGACGAGGACGCGGTTGCACTCGCGGTCGTGGTCATGGTCGTGATCCCGCGATCCTTAGACTCGTACACTTTTTCCGTGTCGACGGAGGGATCGACGAGGCCGGCCACCGTTTTGGTATCCGCGATTTGGTTGGGGGCCTCGGTCGGCTTCGAGGTGAAAGTCTCGATCGGGTCTCGGGCCGCTTTCGCGATCATTCTGGGCGTAACGGGGAAAACGGGCGCCGGCGCGGTAGTCTCTTTGGCCACGATCGTTTCGTCGGACGCCGCGGTCACTGTCACGGTCGGCGAACCGCTTCCGTTCTCGGTGCCATTATCCGCGCCGCTCTTCCCGATACCGCGGGTGCTCGTGGACGGTACGACGACGCTCTCCTCGTCGCTCGCCCGCCCCACGGTTTCGTCTTTGGTTTCGAATGCGCTCGCCTTGGTCACCGCTTCCGCTTGCTCGCTACTTCCGCCCTCGTCCGTGGTGGTCGCGTTCACCGCTGTCGGAAGAGGACCACCGCTACCACCATCGccaccaccgccaccaccGGTCGAATCGAGCACCGTTTCCGTTTCCACGGAGGGAGCGGACGAAACTCTCTGCTGCATCGTGCCACCGCTCGTCGTATCCACCGTCGTCGCGTTTTCCAAAATCGTACCCTCTCCGCTCCCGTTCGCGATCGTCACATCCTCGACCCTCGCTCCGACCCTCGAATTCCTCTCGTCCCCTGCTATCGAACCGCTCTCGTTCTTAACCGTATCCGAATCCTCGTCTACGTTCCTCGTCCCTTTGACCCTCTTCTGGCTCTGGCCATTTGTcaacctcctcctcttccctgcCACCGCCCCGTCCTCCTCTCCCTCGGGACCAGCCCCGATCCTCTGATTCAACACAGCGCTCGCCGACTTCCTGAGAAACCTTCTATCGTTCAGCCCCTCGATCTCCGTGCTCCTGGGCTTCGCGCGACTCCAACGCACGCCGCCTCTCGGGTGATACGCTTCCGCGGTCTTGGCCGACCTCGGCCCGCTCTTGTTTACGGCGGTCAGCTGCAACTGCGCTCTGTTGACCGCGCGCTGCTGCTGCGACTGGTGCGCACCGACTGCAACGACCACTTTCCTCTGTCGTTCCCCCACCAGGTGAGCGGACGCTTCACCACCGGCTGCGGCTGGTTCGACGGTCGTGCCGGCACTGAGTTCCGCCGGCGCTCGGCCTGCCTCTATACCTGCCGCGCCGCCGCCACGAGGAGGAGGCAGAagaggcggcggcggcggcggctgCGACCGCGGCTGCGGCTGCGGCTCTGCCTCTGCCTGCTGACGCCGCGATCCGCTCGTTATCTCGGTCGTACCCGTGCTCGCCTCTCGACCTCCTTGTTCCTCTCTGCTTAACCCAGGTCCGGTGTAGTTGCGCAATAGCCGCGTCACGTTCGTTATCGTGTAAGCGTACACGTGCTGCTGCTGGTGCTGCTGTTCTTCTTCCCGATGCCGTGGATCCCGATCCCGCTCGTGTTCCCGCGCCAACACGCCGCTCCCTTCGTCGAGCCTTCCATAATGCTGCTGCTTCTGTTCCCTGTGCCGCCCCTTCCAACGTGCCCCCTCGGCCCCGCTCGGTCCCGCGAGAGTGCTCGGGGTGGCAAGGACGTCGAGGCCGCGCGCTCGTCCCTCCGTGGAATCGACGACCGGTTTAACGGTATACTCGTCGGCCGAGCCTTGCCCCAACCTTCCCTCCGTCACCACGATGCGGAGGGTGGACGTTTCCGGCGACGTCCACACGACTCGAAACGGTTCGGTGGAGGAACGGCCGAGGAGCTTCTCCCTCGAAGTCGACGTCTCGATGTTGTTGCTCTCGCGGCAGGCAACAACGGTCGTCCGATAGTTCGCTTCGTCGATCCCTCGTTCCTCTTTCGCGCTTCCGTCCATCCCCAACGATTCTCGAGGATTCGAGAAGGCTACCTCGTCCTCGAGGTACGCGGCGGGCGAGGATGGATCGTTGCTCTTCCTCTTTCGAGGATAAACCTTGGACGGCTTCTCCACTCCGTTCACGGTCGAGGATAATACGGGCTTCGATTTGTTCGAGGCGTCCGTGGGACGATCTTTCAGCTTGGTTTCACTTTCTGCCCCGTTCCGCTCGCGCGTGATCGCGGAAACGGGCTGCCCGCTCGGTATCTGGGTCGAGTTGGTCGCATTCCACGTTTCACCGGCCACGTGGGCAGCGGCACTTCCTCTCTCGCGCCGCGGCTCGTGCTCCACGTGAGCGGACGGGTTATCGtcgcgaaatttattttccgcgACGGAGTCCGATCTATCGGTACCGTTCCCCGTTCCAATAACGTTCGAGGCGATCGTCGTCTCCGCAGGCCTCGCCTTCCTGTAGTAAACCCCGTTTTCCGCTCCCCTGAACGCGTTCTTCATCTTCGACACCTTGTTCTTCTCCACCGTCTGCCGTTCCACAGCGATGTTCATTTCCTCGTTGAGCATCTCCTCCAACCTGGCCACCGGTACCGGTGTCGTCGAATTCCTCTTCATGGAATACCTTCTTCTGGAGTTGGCCGCGGTCGGCGCCGTGGCCGTCGACTCAGCCGTATTGTTATTACTACCGCTACTCGTCCCGTTCTGAATTTCCGGTTGAATCTTCTGGCCGAAGTAGAGGAATTGCGACATGTCCTCGACCGGTATGTTACTCTCGACCGGCCTGAAATAATTGTAGAGCGACTCCGGCATAGGGACCGTGTTCCTTCCACGAGTTTCCGTGTCCGAAGATTTTTGATTTGGGACGAGGGACGAGAAAGATGTGGTGGACGGGGATAACGAGCTCTTGTCGCCGATCGAGAGATCCTCGTTCCCCGTTTTCCCCGTTGAACTCTGCTCGACGACCCGTTTCCCCCGTTCCTCGTCCCTCGACACGAACTCGATGTCCACGTTCGACGTCGCCTCGCCCCCGTCGATGACTCTGCCCGACGTTTCTTCGTCTCCCGGTTTGCCGGCAGCCGCGGTTACGTACATCCCATGCCTCGTCTCCTGGGCCTCGAGAACGTCGACCGACGCGTCTTTCGCGGACGCGTCCAACGGTCTCGGCGTACGGTTCAGATTCCGAGATTCCGAGATTGGCCGCTGGCTGAAGATCTGTCGCCTCCTCGCAGCGAGGATGCTGCGAAGCGCTTGCTCCCTCTTCGCCTTGGACGACGGTAGCTCGGCCTGGAGGGACATGCGACCCTGACGATGATCGCCGATCGAGGACTCTGCAAGCAAACGAGGCGTTCGTTCGTCAATTTCGATATTCTGAGAGACGAATACTCAACTTGTACGAATACACAATATTCATTCGTCCGCTAATTATACATCGAATCGATGGTAAAATGGAATAAGTCGAAATATATCTCGaagcgaattaattaattggcaGAGTTTCAATTCCGCTTCGTTCCGCCACACTATTCGTATGGGGAAAGTTCGACTACTGTAAATGGATTCGAGAAACACGGAGAACGGATAATTGTTACACGAGACCAGGTGCTCGCGAATGCAAACTCCTTCGATTTTCCAACCGATAAATCACGAAACTACCTCTCCAGATGTCTCACGCGGATTAACAAACGATTAAACATGGCCAATTCACCACATTATTATTGCCAGAAACGAGTTGAACGTATTCTCGTTCACGAAATCTGagcaaataaaatagatagacgattttcatcgatcgttaaaataaaattacaatttatcgtGCGATCCATTTTTCGTATTAGGCAAGGTCAAAACGAGATATTCCCGAAGAGGAACAGCTGCGAGACGAACGGTTCCTCGAGATCGCGGATCCCCGACTTGTTAtcctttttacttttcttctcGTCTCTTTTTATATCCGGCCAAGGTTCCACCGACCCTGTACCGTTACCTCACGGTTCCTTCGCGCGACGGTTTGTTCCTTTTCGTCACATTTCACATTCGAGAACCGTTCACGAATTCCCCGATTAAAATTCGCGCGCATCAAACTCGAGATCGATcgacgatttcttttttctttcctaaggaaggaaatttatctatataagtTTTATCTATATACCCTGTATAAGTtttggattttaaattttcgaacgatgcgaatcgagataataattttgaataaatggaTAGAATGTATCGAATAAGATATGTTTCGAGAAATGATCTAGACGGGGAATTTGGTCGATCGAGTAGATTTTAGGTCGAGCTCCTGCATGTGGACGAGCAAAGATACTTTCATCGTGAATACAGAGgcaggagaaggagaaaggatCTGGTGAGTACCGTTAGCATCGAGAAACAGTACTCGTTTATCGTTCTTGAACTTCCGATCAGATATTGGAGAGGAGTTTTAGGAGAAAGTTGGAACATTTCACCAATATATTTccaacatatattatttaaaatccaatCTTCAAAGACATGTTATCCACTAAATAGTTacgataaaacatattttaaaaggtatagaaaaataaatgaatgtaattgaaattaatatcttccATTTAATATATCCAATTGATCCCAATCTCAcacgtttatttataataaatactggATACTCTGATtgctggaaaaagaaaatcgtaatTCTCAACTTCTTTTGACACCCTTTGCGCGTAAGGAGGAGAAAGTAGGATCGTCTTACCCTGGCCCGACTAACGGTGCAACGAAGAAAGGATTTGAAATCAAGGTCCCGGGTCAAATCGCTTTATAAAGACGGACGAGGCAAGATCTCTATCTCGACTCACGATACGACAAAGAGTGGAGAAGGAAGGGTGTGATAACATTGTAGCGGTATCTCAAGGTAATTACGTGGTACCGGTTTCCTTATAAGCGtggagaaataaaagatatcgaGGAAGAGACTCGGCACGCGGCCAATTCCATCCAATTCCCTCCTGTgtccatttctctctctcttttttctcttttctatcaaatttttttctactgaTCCATACCACTCTCTCGTTGAACAGATTTCTCTCGGTATTCCAAAcagtaaaaaacaaattactcTCGCACTGGATTCACCTTTTAAGCGAATTAAACCTCGAAGcgaatgaaaacaaaaattctttgattcaATACCTTGAGAACTTTATTTATAGTAACTAAAGACTAATCGAAAGGTAAATAGTTGTATATCGTCGCATTTCTACTTCTACAAGTGAGCAAATATCATAGTAAATGTATCTACATCTATTTTCCAAgataggaaatatttttaaaaatcctcgGGAATAgttgaacgaataaaaatcttctCTCGAAGACGAGAGAAAAGTCTCGAAAACTCATTTCACCTGCGCTGTGTTACGCTTATGACGATAATCGAACCTATTCGCCATGATAAACACGAGTGTAGAAACGCGATTAAtcaagtattaataataaaaaacatgaaataatacAGCACGATAATAGTAAAATACGACGGATAATTCAGAGATGTTCGAATTTATTCCCAAGGTGTCACGAATCGTCCGCAATTAAATCGGTAAATCAACCGATCTCTTCCGCTTCTCTTCCGGCAACGTTGCAAAAGGATTGGGCGATAATTTACCAGatttttctcccccctccgCCTACCTCGAGCGTTGGAGGCGAACGAGGAAGAATTTTATCCGCAGGCCGAGAATGACCGCGTCAGCCACTTACGTCTCCATACCGCGCGAGCATAACTTACAAGCCTACGACACGTGGAAAGCAGCTTTAAACGCGGGGTACCGCTTCCGTGGTAAATCATCAGTGACGGGAAAAGGGATGCCCCTGTGCGCGGGTTAACACAGTTGTCTTACTGTTTCCACGGTGAAATGTAAATTGTGCATAAATTTCCACCTCCTATGAACACCCGACTTCCCTCTTTTCGCGTATTAAATGCTATTATTCTTGTTATTGTTACCTCGCGATATATTAGAGCGAAGTGTAGAAAAAGTGAAACGTATGGCATGAAGTCTGGGATGCTTTTGTAAATgagcgaatgaaaatttttttgctacGTAATTATTCTGTATTATATGAATCGTGTATGGGATGAATTTGTTATTGCGTGTATTTGGAAATAAGTCGTTTGATTTGTGCGTGATGAGATTCcatttaattccatttaactttatgaatttatacCAATGTGAAGGTAATGATCATTACGCTTTgtatagtttataataaaattaattactcttCATTTTTTGCTATTGCAAAATGATCTTAAAGATTTGGACTTTCAATAAGATTCAATAAGAAATGGTTAAAATTGTGAAACAAGGACGATAGTCAGGCTCTCTGCGACCGACATAAACCCTGTTGATCTCGTATCGACGTTACTTTCATCGCAAGATATTTACAACGTTTTCTGAGCCGTCTTTCAACTTGTCAATTGGATGTAAGGAaaggttattaaaaaatgttttatcgaGGCCAAGTCTGATTGACGACTCATCCGTCTGGAAAGTGCAGTCGATTCTGCCAGACGTTCGAATATTTCACGAGAGACAAGCtgcaaatcgaaaataaaattgcgattattttaaaaacttcatCGACTTACAACTTACGCTATATAATTTgccgtaaatataaatttttaattatcattttaatgataataattttaagtcaagtataaatttataacacgaacgaaatcaattttttcaacgtTTATGTCGTATTAACTTTTgtcatctatatttattaatttatcgttcgtttatcgtaaaataaaaaacgatatataaattttaaaaggaacAACAGAAAATAGTCAATACCCTTTcgacaaaatcaaaaaataatcaatccaTCGTTCCATTTAAACACGGTTGCTTTTTTGTCTAGTTATAAAACACGTAAAATccctatatattaaatttaatacgatACTCGCAAAGGGAGTACGTTCTTCTCGAGATTGATAAGAAAAGTAAGGAGGAACATCGCATTTACGTTATAAGAGGGGATCTTCGTTTTCTCACACGCGATGATACATCGATATCTTCCACCCTATCGTGCGGTTAATGGACGATTCTCGTTTTGTTCCATCTCGAAAAATGACCGGTCGGACGAATGGGTGTGCACGAATCGGCCACGCGATTCCGTCATTTTCGTTTCCAACGCGTTTAATTTTCGTtcggaaaaggaaaaacacGAGAGTCGAGATGTCGGAAAATAACGCGAAAAACGAGAGTTTAGATTAAATAACGAAGCTGAAAAACTCGAGCGTTTCCCAGAGAGAAGGTACTCTTCTTATTTCATTacagttattaattttaactcccCATCGGTTCAATTTTTCACAAGCGCACAAGTATTTCTCGTCCAATTGACAAAAACTGGGCTTTCGAGTTTGATTATCGGCGCAATCAGCGAAGCTGAGGTTCGTATAATCACCGACGTGGCAAAAACTTGGCTATCCTCGTTTACGAAACAGGACCAGAGACACGATTGCCGCGGGAATACGCATTTTGTTGCGCGGAATCGTGCAAACCGGTCGTAATTTTCAGAACCGGACAAagtggaaaaaatttcaaaagcgaCTTGTTCTCTGACGAAtcgttttttccccctccgAACACGTTTGTTACCcccaatttttcgaaaattcaatcATCCTTAAAACCCAAAAAATCGATCCTCGTTCTTCCCTAACGCATTCCATACCAACGAGAGTCTAACGAGTCTaaaagttaggttagaatTTCACAAAAAACAATGTCAAAAGATTATTTCGTAGTGCAATCTACACTATCGATATACCCATTgtcaatttttcatcgacCAAGATCAAAGAGGAAAGATTCGATCACTTAAATATTCCCAAAAAGAACTGTCGTCCACTTCGTGTGGCAAACGCAAAACCGAAATCACGATGTTGCCGAAAACACCATTTCCGCCGAATCATATTCAGCGGTTGGCTCGGCCCCCTCGGTCACTCGATTCCAGGGATCGAAAGGAGGATCCCGAGGATCGTTTTCGCGTCGACAAACCGCAATTTTTGCAATCGTTGCGAGGAAACGTGAGGGCAGGCGCGGACTCGTTCGTTTCCCAGGTCCTGCACGGGTCCTGAATAATGCAGACCACCTATTATCCCTTCCGGAA is a genomic window containing:
- the LOC108004235 gene encoding platelet binding protein GspB-like isoform X4, translated to MEWRDRMMNFEYRRLDLWCENLGRIRKSDHGISSLHGFPSDATVIKCALSRSVRDIPESSIGDHRQGRMSLQAELPSSKAKREQALRSILAARRRQIFSQRPISESRNLNRTPRPLDASAKDASVDVLEAQETRHGMYVTAAAGKPGDEETSGRVIDGGEATSNVDIEFVSRDEERGKRVVEQSSTGKTGNEDLSIGDKSSLSPSTTSFSSLVPNQKSSDTETRGRNTVPMPESLYNYFRPVESNIPVEDMSQFLYFGQKIQPEIQNGTSSGSNNNTAESTATAPTAANSRRRYSMKRNSTTPVPVARLEEMLNEEMNIAVERQTVEKNKVSKMKNAFRGAENGVYYRKARPAETTIASNVIGTGNGTDRSDSVAENKFRDDNPSAHVEHEPRRERGSAAAHVAGETWNATNSTQIPSGQPVSAITRERNGAESETKLKDRPTDASNKSKPVLSSTVNGVEKPSKVYPRKRKSNDPSSPAAYLEDEVAFSNPRESLGMDGSAKEERGIDEANYRTTVVACRESNNIETSTSREKLLGRSSTEPFRVVWTSPETSTLRIVVTEGRLGQGSADEYTVKPVVDSTEGRARGLDVLATPSTLAGPSGAEGARWKGRHREQKQQHYGRLDEGSGVLAREHERDRDPRHREEEQQHQQQHVYAYTITNVTRLLRNYTGPGLSREEQGGREASTGTTEITSGSRRQQAEAEPQPQPRSQPPPPPPLLPPPRGGGAAGIEAGRAPAELSAGTTVEPAAAGGEASAHLVGERQRKVVVAVGAHQSQQQRAVNRAQLQLTAVNKSGPRSAKTAEAYHPRGGVRWSRAKPRSTEIEGLNDRRFLRKSASAVLNQRIGAGPEGEEDGAVAGKRRRLTNGQSQKRVKGTRNVDEDSDTVKNESGSIAGDERNSRVGARVEDVTIANGSGEGTILENATTVDTTSGGTMQQRVSSAPSVETETVLDSTGGGGGGDGGSGGPLPTAVNATTTDEGGSSEQAEAVTKASAFETKDETVGRASDEESVVVPSTSTRGIGKSGADNGTENGSGSPTVTVTAASDETIVAKETTAPAPVFPVTPRMIAKAARDPIETFTSKPTEAPNQIADTKTVAGLVDPSVDTEKVYESKDRGITTMTTTASATASSSIATTEASTTTTTATTATTTVTTSLPTVQIEISTIAQDQSATTTTDSKEPRPLEDASPSILTADLADGRRGSGERSPEVRGRNLSDKSQDASTDKDDVLPIMHLYNTSDIFNNTGPVNPFSRGTERRAEHPLPAKQPSEPSRTTEKTSDTITPRSAENWTRGPDTRKDRHEESNQVPATGPGRGSSTSNGSGNRTRHRTVYHHPILPEYNTSVYPSELNRTLFETGLISVSPRESVNISEVISKRHDGDAIASQETVAVVSYILATLVVFPIAVGVGLILRRLILRNRKVLEESDTSSEISCRKDALNLENGDFKTSIEKAITKLPRIQHLCHEAEKPPPPSSQESRWEFPRDKLRLQTVLGQGNFGQVWKAEADDLTGHQGTTRLVAVKTVKEGASDREKEDLVRELEIMQQLGSHPNVVTLLGCCTEQEPHYLILEYVMYGKLLAYLRDHRTRQDFYNFSEDSAALTSRDLTVFGYCVARGMEYLASKKIIHRDLAARNVLVDHNKLCKIADFGMSRFADGDGEVIETRHGRNALPIRWMAPESLIYSLFTTKTDVWSFGILMWEIVTLGSTPYPDMTAREVMRNVQNGYRLERPSHCRSELFRVISRCWHADPDRRPEFQTLRRDLAQLLEDNMNGHYVDLESFASECTD